A genomic window from Salvelinus namaycush isolate Seneca chromosome 5, SaNama_1.0, whole genome shotgun sequence includes:
- the LOC120048736 gene encoding uncharacterized protein LOC120048736 isoform X1, producing MSRSVLLLLSILTLQGSGCDYFLRGVVDNLQTTINSDHSGFRKVFPKDYWISHHYNVNLLCNTDPCCVFRAATVLSDSWLQLRSQLWPEHHSFEFISNLIQALDDRGMTKGRFEDPDPSVLPSVSSSPEKLLNFTSSVFSKWLELGCSAPVDTCPFPTLASPAGEEERAALESKKVRLLTTRAVHRENEGETGMRLHTPPATNRSPTSKGGLLLVLSGSLFFKTFI from the exons ATGTCACGATCAG TTTTACTGTTGCTATCAATATTGACACTCCAAGGTAGCGGATGTGATTACTTTTTGAGGGGGGTTGTCGATAATCTTCAAACCACCATTAACTCAGACCACTCTGGATTT CGCAAGGTGTTCCCTAAAGACTATTGGATTTCCCACCACTACAATGTCAACCTGCTGTGCAACACTGATCCG TGTTGTGTGTTCCGAGCTGCGACTGTTCTCTCTGATTCCTGGCTCCAGCTCCGCAGCCAGCTGTGGCCAGAGCATCATAGCTTCGAATTCATCTCCAACCTTATACAAGCCCTGGATGACAGGGGTATGACAAAAGGG AGATTTGAGGATCCTGACCCTTCAGTTCTTCCCTCCGTCTCCTCCTCTCCAGAGAAACTTCTCAACTTCACTTCATCTGTTTTCTCCAAATGGCTGGAACTGGGGTGCTCGGCCCCGGTGGACACTTGTCCCTTCCCCACTCTGGCCTCTCCTGCTGGGGAGGAAGAAAGGGCAGCTTTGGAAAGTAAAAAAGTGAGGTTATTAACCACACGAGCAGTTCACAGGGAGAATGAAGGGGAAACAGGGATGAGGTTACACACACCTCCAGCAACCAATAGGAGCCCAACATCCAAAGGTGGGCTCCTATTAGTTCTTTCTGGGTCtttgttttttaaaacttttatttaa
- the LOC120048736 gene encoding uncharacterized protein LOC120048736 isoform X3: MKIKGCHDQRKVFPKDYWISHHYNVNLLCNTDPCCVFRAATVLSDSWLQLRSQLWPEHHSFEFISNLIQALDDRGMTKGRFEDPDPSVLPSVSSSPEKLLNFTSSVFSKWLELGCSAPVDTCPFPTLASPAGEEERAALESKKVRLLTTRAVHRENEGETGMRLHTPPATNRSPTSKGGLLLVLSGSLFFKTFI, from the exons ATGAAGATAAAAGGATGTCACGATCAG CGCAAGGTGTTCCCTAAAGACTATTGGATTTCCCACCACTACAATGTCAACCTGCTGTGCAACACTGATCCG TGTTGTGTGTTCCGAGCTGCGACTGTTCTCTCTGATTCCTGGCTCCAGCTCCGCAGCCAGCTGTGGCCAGAGCATCATAGCTTCGAATTCATCTCCAACCTTATACAAGCCCTGGATGACAGGGGTATGACAAAAGGG AGATTTGAGGATCCTGACCCTTCAGTTCTTCCCTCCGTCTCCTCCTCTCCAGAGAAACTTCTCAACTTCACTTCATCTGTTTTCTCCAAATGGCTGGAACTGGGGTGCTCGGCCCCGGTGGACACTTGTCCCTTCCCCACTCTGGCCTCTCCTGCTGGGGAGGAAGAAAGGGCAGCTTTGGAAAGTAAAAAAGTGAGGTTATTAACCACACGAGCAGTTCACAGGGAGAATGAAGGGGAAACAGGGATGAGGTTACACACACCTCCAGCAACCAATAGGAGCCCAACATCCAAAGGTGGGCTCCTATTAGTTCTTTCTGGGTCtttgttttttaaaacttttatttaa
- the LOC120048736 gene encoding uncharacterized protein LOC120048736 isoform X2 gives MSRSDTLVNTVIPEPVFSSKRKVFPKDYWISHHYNVNLLCNTDPCCVFRAATVLSDSWLQLRSQLWPEHHSFEFISNLIQALDDRGMTKGRFEDPDPSVLPSVSSSPEKLLNFTSSVFSKWLELGCSAPVDTCPFPTLASPAGEEERAALESKKVRLLTTRAVHRENEGETGMRLHTPPATNRSPTSKGGLLLVLSGSLFFKTFI, from the exons ATGTCACGATCAG ATACTCTTGTGAATACTGTGATTCCTGAACCAGTTTTTTCCTCCAAGCGCAAGGTGTTCCCTAAAGACTATTGGATTTCCCACCACTACAATGTCAACCTGCTGTGCAACACTGATCCG TGTTGTGTGTTCCGAGCTGCGACTGTTCTCTCTGATTCCTGGCTCCAGCTCCGCAGCCAGCTGTGGCCAGAGCATCATAGCTTCGAATTCATCTCCAACCTTATACAAGCCCTGGATGACAGGGGTATGACAAAAGGG AGATTTGAGGATCCTGACCCTTCAGTTCTTCCCTCCGTCTCCTCCTCTCCAGAGAAACTTCTCAACTTCACTTCATCTGTTTTCTCCAAATGGCTGGAACTGGGGTGCTCGGCCCCGGTGGACACTTGTCCCTTCCCCACTCTGGCCTCTCCTGCTGGGGAGGAAGAAAGGGCAGCTTTGGAAAGTAAAAAAGTGAGGTTATTAACCACACGAGCAGTTCACAGGGAGAATGAAGGGGAAACAGGGATGAGGTTACACACACCTCCAGCAACCAATAGGAGCCCAACATCCAAAGGTGGGCTCCTATTAGTTCTTTCTGGGTCtttgttttttaaaacttttatttaa